A stretch of Aedes aegypti strain LVP_AGWG chromosome 2, AaegL5.0 Primary Assembly, whole genome shotgun sequence DNA encodes these proteins:
- the LOC5577917 gene encoding protein phosphatase 1B isoform X1, producing MGAFLEKPMTAKHNEHGEGNGLRYGVGSMQGWRCEMEDAHYAKTGLGEGLDDWNYFAVFDGHAGHKVADHCAKNLLQSIVRTQEFSNNDITKGIHAGFLKLDETMRDIPELASGADKSGTTAVCAFISSQNIYIANCGDSRAILCRNCAPIFSTQDHKPILPGEKQRIQNAGGSVMIQRVNGSLAVSRALGDYDFKNAKELGQCEQLVSPEPEIFCQDRDPADEFLVLACDGVWDVMSNANLCQFVHSRMQISDSLEDIANQVIDTCLHKGSRDNMSIIIIAFPGAPVPNEEAIKKEEKLEATLYQMIEAIIADMGSNVKYSVLLKQLSEEDIPDLPPGGGLDAKCSYVSKVFKELCPKLAESCEIDAANHPSSDAVSLIPELFEGTN from the exons ATGggtgcgtttctggagaaaccgATGACGGCTAAGCACAACGAGCATGGCGAGGGAAACGGACTTCGATACGGTGTGGGATCGATGCAAGGATGGCGATGCGAGATGGAAGATGCCCACTACGCCAAAACCGGACTTGGCGAAGGATTAGACGATTGGAACTACTTTGCCGTGTTCGATGGACATGCGGGACACAAAGTGGCAGATCACTGTGCGAAGAATCTGCTACAGTCGATCGTTCGGACACAGGAATTTAGCAATAACGATATCACAAAAGGTATTCACGCTGGGTTTCTCAAACTGGACGAAACCATGCGAGACATTCCGGAGCTGGCATCCGGAGCGGATAAATCCGGTACCACCGCAGTCTGTGCATTCATTTCCAGCCAGAACATCTACATAGCAAATTGTGGTGATTCGCGAGCGATCCTGTGTCGTAATTGTGCACCGATATTCTCCACCCAAGATCACAAACCGATACTGCCCGGCGAAAAGCAGCGAATTCAGAATGCTGGTGGCTCCGTTATGATACAGAGGGTAAACGGAAGCCTGGCAGTGTCACGAGCGCTAGGGGATTACGATTTTAAGAACGCCAAGGAATTGGGCCAGTGCGAACAACTGGTTTCACCTGAGCCGGAAATCTTCTGCCAAGATCGGGATCCTGCGGATGAGTTCCTGGTGCTTGCCTGCGACGGTGTGTGGGATGTGATGAGCAATGCCAATCTGTGCCAGTTTGTGCACAGCCGGATGCAGATCTCCGACAGTCTCGAAGACATTGCTAACCAGGTCATCGATACCTGTCTACACAAAGGAAGCCGCGACAATATGAGCATAATCATCATTGCATTCCCCGGCGCTCCGGTGCCCAACGAAGAAGCTATCAAAAAGGAAGAGAAGCTGGAAGCGACGCTGTACCAGATGATCGAGGCCATTATCGCCGATATGGGTTCGAACGTGAAGTACAGTGTGCTGTTAAAGCAACTGAGCGAGGAGGACATTCCGGATTTACCACCGGGCGGAGGGCTCGACGCCAAGTGTTCATACGTGTCGAAAGTTTTCAAGGAGCTGTGCCCGAAGCTGGCCGAATCTTGCGAG ATTGACGCAGCAAATCACCCGTCCTCCGATGCAGTGTCGCTGATTCCAGAGTTGTTCGAGGGAACGAATTAA
- the LOC5577917 gene encoding protein phosphatase 1B isoform X2, which produces MGAFLEKPMTAKHNEHGEGNGLRYGVGSMQGWRCEMEDAHYAKTGLGEGLDDWNYFAVFDGHAGHKVADHCAKNLLQSIVRTQEFSNNDITKGIHAGFLKLDETMRDIPELASGADKSGTTAVCAFISSQNIYIANCGDSRAILCRNCAPIFSTQDHKPILPGEKQRIQNAGGSVMIQRVNGSLAVSRALGDYDFKNAKELGQCEQLVSPEPEIFCQDRDPADEFLVLACDGVWDVMSNANLCQFVHSRMQISDSLEDIANQVIDTCLHKGSRDNMSIIIIAFPGAPVPNEEAIKKEEKLEATLYQMIEAIIADMGSNVKYSVLLKQLSEEDIPDLPPGGGLDAKCSYVSKVFKELCPKLAESCEVGSY; this is translated from the coding sequence ATGggtgcgtttctggagaaaccgATGACGGCTAAGCACAACGAGCATGGCGAGGGAAACGGACTTCGATACGGTGTGGGATCGATGCAAGGATGGCGATGCGAGATGGAAGATGCCCACTACGCCAAAACCGGACTTGGCGAAGGATTAGACGATTGGAACTACTTTGCCGTGTTCGATGGACATGCGGGACACAAAGTGGCAGATCACTGTGCGAAGAATCTGCTACAGTCGATCGTTCGGACACAGGAATTTAGCAATAACGATATCACAAAAGGTATTCACGCTGGGTTTCTCAAACTGGACGAAACCATGCGAGACATTCCGGAGCTGGCATCCGGAGCGGATAAATCCGGTACCACCGCAGTCTGTGCATTCATTTCCAGCCAGAACATCTACATAGCAAATTGTGGTGATTCGCGAGCGATCCTGTGTCGTAATTGTGCACCGATATTCTCCACCCAAGATCACAAACCGATACTGCCCGGCGAAAAGCAGCGAATTCAGAATGCTGGTGGCTCCGTTATGATACAGAGGGTAAACGGAAGCCTGGCAGTGTCACGAGCGCTAGGGGATTACGATTTTAAGAACGCCAAGGAATTGGGCCAGTGCGAACAACTGGTTTCACCTGAGCCGGAAATCTTCTGCCAAGATCGGGATCCTGCGGATGAGTTCCTGGTGCTTGCCTGCGACGGTGTGTGGGATGTGATGAGCAATGCCAATCTGTGCCAGTTTGTGCACAGCCGGATGCAGATCTCCGACAGTCTCGAAGACATTGCTAACCAGGTCATCGATACCTGTCTACACAAAGGAAGCCGCGACAATATGAGCATAATCATCATTGCATTCCCCGGCGCTCCGGTGCCCAACGAAGAAGCTATCAAAAAGGAAGAGAAGCTGGAAGCGACGCTGTACCAGATGATCGAGGCCATTATCGCCGATATGGGTTCGAACGTGAAGTACAGTGTGCTGTTAAAGCAACTGAGCGAGGAGGACATTCCGGATTTACCACCGGGCGGAGGGCTCGACGCCAAGTGTTCATACGTGTCGAAAGTTTTCAAGGAGCTGTGCCCGAAGCTGGCCGAATCTTGCGAGGTGGGTAGCTATTGA